The proteins below are encoded in one region of Streptomyces sp. NBC_00490:
- a CDS encoding MFS transporter, giving the protein MNPRLVLAASVTGAVIVALDGTVLTIAQPTLQRDLGASYAQVQWTSTGYLIAVASLLVFAGRLGDRYGHRRLFGIGMLGFGMASAGIGLAPGVGWVIGLRVVQGVFGALLQPATLGMLRVAYPPDRLRGPIALRTAAIGVAAAVGPLVGGVLVAGSGWRAVFFVNVVPALVFGVLALAVREPERATAVRLDLPGAALLAVTLGFLVHTLVSPHWLGLAVTAVTGVAFVRHERRTASPLIPRTVPGAPLGVLVAASAALSGTLFVSTYTLQYTLGLDPFRSALRCLPLAVLMVAAAATCPVLLRRAGARRTTTTATAVLAAGILLLSHASGAFALAAGFALLGAGFGTVMVAATHVVVRESPVGSAGVAGGLQQTAMNVGPTLGVALAATEVSLVTFAAVALVGVVPAAGFRATITDRGRPGDRSEIPARR; this is encoded by the coding sequence GTGAATCCTCGTCTCGTCCTCGCGGCCAGCGTGACCGGAGCCGTGATCGTCGCCCTCGACGGCACGGTCCTCACCATCGCCCAGCCCACCCTGCAAAGGGACCTGGGCGCCTCCTACGCCCAGGTCCAGTGGACCAGCACCGGCTATCTCATCGCGGTGGCGAGTCTGCTGGTGTTCGCGGGACGGCTCGGCGACCGCTACGGACACCGGCGGCTCTTCGGGATCGGCATGCTCGGCTTCGGGATGGCGTCGGCGGGCATCGGACTGGCGCCCGGCGTCGGCTGGGTGATCGGACTGCGGGTCGTCCAGGGGGTGTTCGGGGCGCTGCTGCAACCCGCGACCCTCGGCATGCTGCGCGTCGCCTACCCGCCGGACCGGCTCCGGGGGCCCATCGCCCTGCGCACCGCGGCGATCGGGGTGGCGGCCGCGGTCGGCCCGCTGGTCGGCGGAGTACTGGTGGCCGGGTCCGGGTGGCGCGCGGTGTTCTTCGTCAACGTCGTGCCAGCGCTGGTGTTCGGCGTGCTCGCCCTGGCGGTGCGGGAACCGGAGCGGGCCACCGCGGTCCGGCTGGACCTGCCCGGTGCCGCCCTGCTCGCGGTGACCCTGGGTTTCCTGGTCCATACGCTGGTCTCCCCGCACTGGCTCGGCCTGGCGGTGACCGCGGTGACCGGCGTCGCCTTCGTACGCCACGAGCGCCGCACCGCGAGCCCGCTGATACCGCGTACCGTCCCCGGCGCACCGCTCGGCGTCCTGGTCGCCGCGTCGGCCGCCCTGTCGGGCACGCTGTTCGTGAGCACGTACACCCTGCAGTACACGCTCGGCCTCGACCCCTTCCGGAGCGCCCTGCGCTGCCTCCCGCTGGCGGTGCTGATGGTGGCCGCCGCCGCGACGTGCCCCGTGCTGCTGCGCCGGGCGGGAGCCCGCCGCACCACGACGACCGCGACGGCGGTTCTCGCCGCCGGGATCCTGCTGCTCTCCCACGCGTCCGGCGCGTTCGCGCTGGCCGCCGGATTCGCCCTGCTGGGGGCGGGGTTCGGGACCGTCATGGTGGCGGCCACCCATGTCGTCGTGCGGGAGAGCCCGGTCGGGTCGGCCGGGGTGGCGGGCGGGCTGCAGCAGACCGCGATGAACGTCGGGCCGACGCTCGGGGTGGCTCTCGCCGCCACGGAGGTGTCACTCGTCACGTTCGCCGCTGTCGCACTGGTGGGCGTGGTGCCGGCGGCGGGTTTCCGTGCCACGATCACCGATCGAGGTCGACCGGGCGATCGTTCGGAGATTCCTGCGCGACGATGA
- a CDS encoding serine hydrolase domain-containing protein produces the protein MAQLRQEVDPGEAGLDAKALDRLDQHLAHYVDEGRMPGFLVAVARGGRVAHLTALGHRDLAAGLPVEPDTLWRIYSMTKPVTAVAALILVEEGRLSLDDPVARYLPAFADARVHVSGSGSDMVTRPAEQPVLIRHLMTHTAGLTFAFYHSHPVDALYREAGLESSVVPGTTLAETVDVYASLPLQFEPGTQWNYSVASNVLGRVIEVVSGQPLDAFFAERVFGPLGMTDAGLSVTDEQAVRLSELYGEKDDGGIEPVPGLPLRGRPRFLSGSGGMVASAHDMHRFMEMLRRRGELDGTRLLAPETVDLMTRNHLPGGADLRAFGSRPAHDEPNNDGVGFGLSVSVVIDPARTLAPTSPGTFGWSGAASTTFWVDPGHDLTVQFYTQVRPKSLKLNPDLRRLVHEAVVE, from the coding sequence ATGGCACAGCTGCGGCAGGAAGTCGACCCGGGTGAGGCCGGACTGGACGCGAAGGCGCTGGACCGCCTCGACCAGCACCTCGCCCACTACGTCGACGAGGGACGCATGCCCGGCTTCCTGGTGGCCGTCGCCCGCGGCGGCCGCGTCGCCCACCTCACGGCGCTCGGCCACCGCGATCTCGCCGCCGGACTGCCCGTCGAGCCGGACACCCTGTGGCGGATCTACTCCATGACCAAGCCCGTCACCGCGGTGGCCGCGCTGATCCTGGTGGAGGAGGGGAGGCTGTCGCTGGACGACCCGGTCGCCCGGTATCTGCCGGCCTTCGCCGACGCCCGGGTCCATGTCAGCGGCTCGGGCTCCGACATGGTCACCCGGCCCGCCGAACAGCCCGTGCTGATACGGCACTTGATGACCCACACGGCCGGTCTGACCTTCGCCTTCTACCACTCCCATCCGGTCGACGCCCTGTACCGCGAGGCCGGTCTGGAGTCGTCGGTGGTGCCGGGCACGACCCTGGCCGAGACGGTCGACGTGTACGCGAGCCTGCCGCTCCAGTTCGAGCCGGGCACGCAGTGGAACTACTCGGTCGCCTCCAATGTGCTCGGCCGGGTCATCGAGGTGGTGTCCGGACAGCCGCTGGACGCCTTCTTCGCCGAGCGGGTCTTCGGACCGCTCGGCATGACCGACGCCGGCCTGAGCGTCACGGACGAACAGGCGGTCAGGCTCTCCGAGTTGTACGGCGAGAAGGACGACGGCGGCATCGAGCCGGTCCCCGGACTTCCGCTCCGCGGCCGGCCCCGGTTCCTCTCCGGCAGCGGCGGCATGGTGGCCTCCGCGCACGACATGCACCGCTTCATGGAGATGCTGCGCCGTCGCGGCGAACTCGACGGCACCCGCCTGCTCGCCCCCGAGACGGTGGACCTGATGACCAGGAACCACCTTCCCGGCGGCGCCGACCTGCGCGCCTTCGGCAGCAGGCCGGCCCACGACGAGCCCAACAACGACGGTGTCGGCTTCGGTCTCAGCGTTTCGGTGGTGATCGACCCCGCCCGTACCCTCGCGCCCACGAGCCCGGGCACGTTCGGCTGGAGCGGAGCCGCTTCCACGACCTTCTGGGTCGACCCCGGCCACGATCTGACCGTGCAGTTCTACACCCAGGTGCGGCCGAAATCCCTGAAGCTCAACCCGGATCTCAGACGGCTGGTGCACGAGGCCGTGGTCGAGTGA